GAGCACGTCGTACAGCGCCTCGGCGTCCTGGTCGGTCCGGACGTCGAGCCGTTCGGCGAGCACGAGGCGCAGGTCGGTGATGGCTGCCGCGAGCTCGGGGGCGTCGTTCGGCGCGACCGTCAGCAGGTCCTGGCGTCGCCCGTCGCCCGGGGTCGTCAGCAGCGTCCACATCGCCCCGAGCCGGGCCACCTTGCGCGCGCGCAGGTCGTCCTCCGTGAGCCGGCGGAACTCGGCGGCCACCTCGGCGTCGTCCTGCGACGCGTCGGGCAGGAGGCGACGCACCGCGGGGTCCTGCGGCGGCGGGATCCGCTCGGCGCGCACGAGCGGCACGTCGGGCGCGGCGGCCGGACCGGACTCCTCGAACCGCGGCGCGCCCAGCAGCTGCGCGACGTCGGCGACGAGCGCCGCGACGACCTCCCGCTCCGTGGCGTCGAGCCGTGCGACGAACGCGCCGTGCTTCTCCGTGAACGCGCGCATCAGACCCCGCTGCGCTGCAGCGTCGCCCACAGGCCGAAGCCGTGCATGGCCTGCACGTCGACCTCCATGCCCTCGAGCGACCCGCTCGACACGACCGCCCGCCCCTCCTCGTGGACCTGGCGCATGAGCTTCTCGGCCTTCTCGTGCGGGTGGCCGAAGTACGTCTCGAACACGTAGGTCACGTAGGACATCAGGTTGACGGGGT
The sequence above is a segment of the Cellulomonas fimi genome. Coding sequences within it:
- a CDS encoding DUF2017 domain-containing protein produces the protein MRAFTEKHGAFVARLDATEREVVAALVADVAQLLGAPRFEESGPAAAPDVPLVRAERIPPPQDPAVRRLLPDASQDDAEVAAEFRRLTEDDLRARKVARLGAMWTLLTTPGDGRRQDLLTVAPNDAPELAAAITDLRLVLAERLDVRTDQDAEALYDVLSDDAEGQDVDVRRYLVSLYGALSWLQESLVGLMLDHARRGGASGRPSHEG
- the clpS gene encoding ATP-dependent Clp protease adapter ClpS, which encodes MPVQTAPDERVEAAEQAAVADPWVTIVWNDPVNLMSYVTYVFETYFGHPHEKAEKLMRQVHEEGRAVVSSGSLEGMEVDVQAMHGFGLWATLQRSGV